From the Kallotenue papyrolyticum genome, the window TCTGCACGGTCTAAAGACCGGCAGCTTCTTGGGGCAACACACCTAACGGCGTGCTTATGCCCCAACGGAGTTGTCCACCCCGTTTCAAGATATTGATCGCCGCGTTGTGGTCCCTGTCTAACGACAGACCGCACCCGCACACGATCCACCGATCTTTGAGGGTGAGGTTCTCAAACACGTGTCCGCACCCTGAACAGGTCTTGGAGGTATAGGCGGGATCAACTTCAACCACCACACGCGCAGCCTCCGCCGCTTTCGCGTGTAATCGTGCAACGAAGTAGCCCCACCCTGCATCCAAGATGCTTTTCGCAAGGTGACGGTTGTTGACCATATTGGTGATCCGCAGGTTTTCAACCGCGATGCGGTCGTACTGCTGGATCAGCGCGTTGGCAAGTTTGTTGAGGAAGTCTTTACGTTGGTTTGCTATGCGTTCGTGTTGCCGCTGCAACTGGACAACCGCTTTGCGACGGTTCTTGCCGCCCTTTGTCCGCCGCGCTACCCGCCGCTGCAACACCCGTAGCTTGCGCTGTTCGCGCTTGTACCAGTGTTGCGGCGGCACGCTTGCACCGTCTGAGGTGGTTATCAAACTGGCAATGCCGACATCAACCCCAACGTCGCGTCCTGTGGGCGCAAGCGGTTGTGGTGTGTATTCCACGCTAAAACAGGCATACCAGCCGCTTGCTTTCTTGATCAACCTGAGTGTTTTGATCGTGCCTTCAAGCGGACGATGCCAGCGCACGGCGATCCGCCCGATGCCCGACACGCGCAAGCGCCGCCCGTCGATCTTGAAACCGTTGCCGTACTCCTTGAAGCCGAAGCTATCAAAACGGTTACGCCCACGAAAACGCGGGTATCCAGCCTTTTGGCCTGACTTCACGCGGCGAAAGAAGGCTTGGAAGGCGTTGTCCAGATCGGCAACCACCACTTGTAAAACGTGGCTGTGGACGTCTGCCGCCCACGGATTTGATGCCTTGTGGTCTTTGACGCGCCGTAGCTGTTCGTACTTGCCGATCGTTTCCTTGCGTTCTTCATACGCCGTTTTCCGTTCTGCCAGCAGATCGTTATACCAGCGGCGACACGTTTCGCGTGTTGCCTCCAGTTTTCGTTCTTGCACTTTGGACGGATATAGGCGGTAGCAGAACGTTTTTAGCACGGTTATGTACCTTTTTGAGCTTCGATGTAGGCGCGAATAGTTGCCTCACTGACATTGCCAGCCGTTGACGCAAAGTATGAACGCGTCCACAGTGACGGTAATTTATTGAGAATGTTCGGATATATCCGCCGTCATTCGTGGGAAGTATAGCCTTTGATCGCGCCAACAACATCCGCCGCCGCGTTGGTTGGAAAGACGCGCACGAACAAATGAACGTGATCCGGCTGAATGGCAAGTTCCAGAATATCCCAACCCCGTTGGGCGCACGTGTCCTCAATCAACTGGGGCAAGGTCGTAGCGACTGGTTCTACCAAAATCCGCTTACGCCGCTTAGGACACCAGATCAGGTGGTACACAATCAAGTGGACACGATGTTCGTCGCGTTGGTACTCTATGGTGTTGTATTATACATCACAGCGACAATACAATCAACACTTGTACCAAGACAGCGGCTAAAGCCAGGTCGGGAAGCCGCGCCTAACCGCTGCCCCTCAAGGGGCGCGGCTTGCGGCGGGCTATTTTCTGTCAGAAAGTGCTCGTAGTCCGCCAGTGCTCTCTCGAGGTCACCACGGCGCTCATAGGCGATGGCTCTGTTTTTGATGAAATCAGGTGCCTCAGGAGCAATACTGATTGCTGCAGTGTAATCCGCAATGGCTTTATCTTCATCGCCTAACTGATGAAAGATGAGACCGCGAGCGGCATACAACTCCGGTCTATTCGCCATTATCTGTAGTGCCTTGGAATAGAGATCGAGCGCCTCTAGCAGGAGCTTTTCACGGAGCGGTGGGTCTATTTGCTCCATGGCTTCATGCCAGCGATGATCCGCGAGAACAGCCCAATCCACCAACTCCACCACGTGTGCCTGCTCCCTGGTTTGCATATTTACTTACGGCTTCTCAGGTCTTGCCTGCACATGGCGCGTGAAGAGCGGACCGAGACACATGACGACGAGGCCGAGGAGGACCATGAACTGCCCAAAGCTGCGAACGAATGTGGTTGATTGGAAGGGGTTCATGCCTTTCTCCTTTACTCATGACTACCTGAGTTTTGAGAGTAAGCGAATACCTCCATCCTCAATCGGAGGTGTTATCTTCAGACGTTTCTACCTTACCGGATTACACCTACCATCCATAAGGTTAAATTTTACAAATTGATCGAGCAATTGGCACAAACGGCCGGGATTTATTCCCGACTCGTCCACTCGCGCTATGATCCTCCGCGCCTGCTAATCCAGCAGATCCAGCCGGCCCCAGTAGTAGAACGCCGCTGTCATCCGATCCCGCAGCTGGAGTTTCTCTTCGATGGTTGCCACAGTGTTGCAGATCGTTTTGGGCGAGACGCCACGGTGGGCTGCGATCCGTTCGTTCGTCCAGCCACGCGCGACCAGGCGCAACACCTCACGCTCGGTTCTGGTCAGCTTCGTTCTATCTGGGGGAATCACTCGATAATGCTCACCACGCGCCGCGCGCATGATGGCAACGTCCACTTCCGCGTATAGCGCATGGCCGACGATCAACACGGCCGGGGTTAGCTCCCACAGATCTTCCCAGTATTCGGGGACATGGTTACTCGTCGTTACGATCACGCGCAGGTTACGCCGATCAAGCCGTTCGAGCTGGCGCAGCGCAAAGCCCTGCGGCGCATCAACGAGGAGCATAATCACGGCGGAGGGATCGCACCGAAAGCCACGTAGCGCCAGCGACTCAATAAATCAGGCGTTCAATCGGTGGCATGCCGCAGCAGATCGTGAACCGTGGTAGCTCAACTTGCTGCGCTGCCATCAGTCGTTCGATATTGTTGTCGCGACTCATGTTTGCGCTCTCTCTTCTCTGCTCGCTTTGGACCAACCTGGGGGCGACCAACTTATACCAACGTTATTACACACTATCAAAGGCTCTCAGTTGGTTATCAGCTTGTCAACTGCGCGCCACACCCGCGTCGCGCGGCCATCATCGCGTTTGCATCACGGCCCTGCTATGCTGGAGTCGTTCAAGGAGCGACTCATGCGTGACATAGTGGCAATCTTCGCGCTCATCGCGGTAACTCTGGCAGGCTGCGGCCGCAACGCGCCGACCAGGCCGGTTTCGCAGCAGCAGGTCCAGCCGCCGGCAGCAACTCAGACACCGCCAGCAACGACGCAGGCACCTATACCAACCGGGGTTGCGACGCAGGCAGCCGACCAACCAACGCCGACGGGCGCAGCTATCACCTCCACGCCGGTGCCGTCGGCCAAGGGCACGATCGTTATCGAACAGCCGGCTGCCGGCACGGCGATCAGCAGCCCGGTGCTGATCAGGGGCTCAACCGATTTCTGGCCGTTCGAGGCGACGCTGGTCGCGCGTGTTAAGGATGCGCAGGGCAACGTGTTGGGCATGGGCCCGCTGATGGTGCAGGCGCCCGACATCGGCCAGGGCGGACCCTTCGCGGGCGAGCTGAGCTTCACACCACCCGCCGCACCACAAGATGGCACGCTCGAGGTCTTCGAAGCCAGCGCCAAGGACGGCTCGATCGTGGTGATCGCCAGCGTGCCGGTCAAGCTCGGCGGCGCGACGATCGAGAGCGGGGTGATCCTTGATGCACCGGCCGCCAACGCGGATATCACATTGCCGCTGCACGTCGCCTTCCGCGGCGCGCAGGCCGATGCAGCGGTAATCGCGCGGTTGCGCTGGAGCAACGGCAGCGTGCTGGAGCAGCGCGTGCCGGTGGTGATCGGCACGGATGGCGTGGGCTATGGTGTGGCCAACCTGCAGTGGAACACCGAGAGCGCGCCACCGCCCACGCCGCCCGGTCCGGCGACCTTCGAACTTGTGCGCGAGGATGGCGCGCTGCTGCAACGTGTCCCGGTCAATGTCCTGCCTGAAGCGGCCACCCAGCGCGTGCAGGTGCATTGGATCAGCACCGATGGCCAGCCGATCATCTTCCAGCAGGCTGTGCCGCGCACGCCGCAGATCGCAACCGCAGCGCTCAATGAACTGCTCAACGGCCCACCCGACGGCAATCTGGCAGGCGCCACCACAGCGCTGCCAACGACTCAGGAGATCGTCACGTTCGCGGGGCGCGCCTCAAGCTGGGGCTACCGTGTCAGGCTGCTCAAGCTGACGATCACCGCTGGCGTGGCGACGGCGAACTTCTCGCAGGAGCTGCGGGCGTATGGCGGCGGATCGGCGCGCGTGCAGGCGATCCGCCAGCAGATTGAAGGCACGCTGCGCCAGTTTCCAAGCGTCCAGCAGGTTGTGATCCAGATCGAGGGCCAGAGCGAAGGCGTGCTCGAACCATAGATTGATGGTGGTTTCGAAGCATGCGAAGAGTGCAGCGGCTACACGGTTGAACCACAGCGGGCACAAGATTCGAACGGACGCTCGTATCGGCTTTGTGTCCTCTGTGTCTTTGTGCTGGAAAGCATCAGCTCAATGCTGTCAACCAATCCAACATCGCCAATCCACCATCATCATCGCCCTTCGATCGCGGCGCGCACCTCGGGCGAGGCTGCCCAGGCCTGGGGATCACTACCCTGCAGCAGTTTCGTCAGCACCTGGCGCTGGTTACCATTGAGCGCGCCGGTATCTACCGGTGTAGCCGCCATCTCGATGGAGTCGAAGGGCGCAGCCAGATACTCCTCGTAGAGGTCACGACCGGGGGCGCGATGAACGTAGCGTACCTGAAAGACACGCAGGTCGCGATAGCGTGTGCCAACCTCGTGCACGAACTGCACGGCGATCACCGCCGCACCGTGGGGCGCCGCTACCTCCTGATGGTAGGGCCCGAGCGGCGTACCTTGCTCCGGAAAGAGGTGCGTTTCGAGGGCTTCGACCATAATCCCGGTGGCGTTGAACAGCAGCGTGGGCGTGACCACGCGTTTGAACCAGCGCATGCGCATACCATCCTCATCACTTGGCGGCGCGTGGCGGCACGCGCTCGGCCACCACAGGCGCGACCTGCCGGTTGCGCCGCTCGGCCTCGTTCTGTTGCATCGAGAGCACGCGGTGGGCCTTGAGTGCGATCTGGAGGGCCAGCACATCTTCGGCGCGCTTCAGGCTCAGCCCGCTGATCTCGCCGATGCGGCGCAGCCGATAAATGAGGGTATTGCGATGGATATGCAACGCCTCGGCCGCCTGGTGCAGGTTGCCCAGCGCCGCAAAATAGCCCTCGAGGGTGCGGATCAACTCGCCGTTGGTGGCGCGGTCGTGCTCGATCAGCGCGCCCAGTGTCTGCCAATAGAAGGTGTGCAGTTCGGACGACGCGCGCAGCTCCAGTAGCAGACGGTACACGCCCAGATCGTTATAGGCGGTGATGCTGCGCGGACCAAAGAGTTGGCGGCCCAACAGCAGGGCTTGCTCGGCCTCTTCGCAGGCGCGCGGCCATTGGGCGAACGTGGCCGCGGGTGTGCTGATGCCGGCAGCGATCGCTCGCTGCTCGGCCAGTGCCTCCAGCACGGCGTTTGGCGGCGGCGCTTGATCATCGGCGGGATACAAACACAGCACCGCCGTGTCGCGCACCAGTGTCGGCGCTGCTACGCGGCGTCGCACCAGCAGACGCTGCAGGAGCGCATGGAGCTCGGCGGGCACGCGGTGGTGATCGGCCTCCATGATCATCAGCGCTACGTGCGGACGGCGCAGGTCGTAGCCCAACTCGGCGGCCTGCTCCTGGAGCGCGCGGGGATCGCTGACCGTGCCGCTCAGGATCGTGCGCAGGATATCGCCACGCACGCGCGCTTCGGCCTGCTGCACGGCCTGCTGTTTCGAGAGCTCCAACGCCAGCGCCGCCGCCGCCTGTTGCGCTGCCAACTCATCCCAGGCGTCGAGCGTCGTCCCGGCGATGACAACCGTGCCCAGCATGGCCGTAGGTTGCCCCACCGGGAGCGCATAGAGCGCCGGGCCGGTCGGCGAGGGCGTGAAGGGCGGTTGCACCAGACCCAGCGCCGCGCGCAGCGCACGCGGCCCCTGCACGCTGCGCAGCTCACCCGCGTTGCTGAACAGCGCAACCGCGTTGCCGGTGTACGCGACCACCAGCCGCAGCATCGCCTCCACGCCGGCGTTGGCCGCCACCTGCTGCGTCAGCGCGGTATAGAGCTGCGCGGCGCGGCGTTCAAGCTGTGTTTCAGGATCAACCAGCAGGCGCTGAACGTCGCGCTCGATCTGACGCAGGTCGGCCTCGTCAGGCAACTGCACCAGCACCACGTTCAGGCGCGCAGCGAGCTGCAGCGCGTCCTCCTCGACGGTGCCCGCCACCGCGATCGCCGGCACCGAGACCGCCGCTAGGCGACGGATCAGCGTCGGCAGAGTCAGGCGTTCATCCAGGCGCAGCGCCTGCTCCAGGCCGACTAGCGCCAGCTCGCCGCCGCGCAGTTGCGGAAAGGCAGGCAGCGTGGCGCGCAGAGCGACCACACCGGCCACATGCTGGTGCAGGCCTTCATCCGAGGTACGCAGGGTGCTACCGGGCGGCAGTGCCAGGCGCAGCAGGTCACGGATCGTGACACTCATGATCGCGCCGCCGAGAAAGGCTATGACGCCAGGATTATAACAGGCTCCGGCGCGTCTGGCTAGTCCCGCCCGTCCCCGCGCGCCCACGCTGTGGCAGCGCTAGCTGTACTCGTAGAATCCGCGTCCGGTTTTTCTGCCAAACCAACCTGCGGCGACCATTTTCCGCAGCAGCGGGCAGGGACGGTACTTGGGATCGCCCAGACCGGCGTACAACACCTCCAGGATCGCCAGACAGGTGTCCAGACCGATGAAATCGGCCAGTTGTAGCGGACCCATGGGATGGTTCATGCCCAGCTTCATCACTGTATCGATCGCTTCCGCCGAGGCTACCCCCTCATAGAGCGCGTAGATCGCCTCGTTGATCATCGGCATCAGGATGCGGTTCGAAACAAAACCGGGGTAATCGTTGACCGTAACCGGCGTTTTGCCCAGGCGGCGCGCCAGGGTGTCGATCGTCGCGCAGGTGGCATCGCTGGTGCGCAGCCCGCGCACGATCTCCACCAGGTTCATGATCGGCACGGGGTTGAAGAAGTGCATGCCGATCACCTGTTCCGGTCGGCGCGTGCGCGCGGCGATGGCCGTGATCGAGATCGATGAGGTATTCGAGGCCAGGAGCGTCTCCGGTGGGCAGAGGCGGTCCAGGCGCTCGAACAGCTCAAACTTGAGCTGCTCGCGCTCGGTTGCAGCTTCGATCACCACGGATGCTGCGCGCAACGCTTCTAGCTCGCGAATGGGCGTAATGCGCGCAAGCGTCGTATCCTTCTGCTGTTGGGTGAGCGCGCCCTTCTTGATCAGGCGCTCCAGCGACGCGCTGATCGCGCTCAGGCCGCGCTGGATCGCCGCCTCGCTGATGTCATAGAGCAACACGCGATAGTCGTGTTGCGCGCAGACCTGCGCAATGCCGCTGCCCATCTGGCCGGCGCCGACAACCCCGATGACGGTAGCTTCCACGGCATGCTCCTTTGCATGGGCGGATGGGTGGTTTTCATCTTCATCAGAGCTTCTACTATACATCAGCTTGTGGAGACGCGCTGCAAACACAACGCCGCCCGATCTGGTTGATCGAGCGGCGCGATGCGCGTTCGGCCGCTTAATCGAGGTAAGAACGCAGCTCCAGGCCGTAGGAGGGATGGCGCAGCTTGCGCAGCACCTTCGATTCGATCTGGCGGATGCGCTCGCGGGTGATGCCGAACTCGCGCCCGACCTCCTCCAGCGTGCGGTAGCGCCCATCGGTGAGGCCGTAGCGCAACTGGATGATTTTGCGCTCGCGCTCCGGCAGGCGTGCCAGCACACACTCGATCTGCTCGCGCAGGATCTGGTGCGAGGCGGTATCAAGCGGCGCGCCGGAACGTTCATCTTCGATGAAATCGCCCAGCACCGAGTCGCCGTCGTCACCGACCGGCTGCTCGAGCGAGACCGGCACGCGCGCCGCTTCCAGCACGCGGCGCACCTTCTCTTCGGGCAGGCCCAGCGCCTGGGCCAGCTCCTGCGGCGAGGGCTCGCGCTGCAGCGCCTGCTGCAACTGATGCGACGTCTTCTTGACACGGTTGATCGTCTCACCGACGTGCACCGGCAGGCGGATCGTGCGGCTCTGGTCGGCAATGGCGCGCGTGATCGCCTGGCGGATCCACCAGGTCGCATAGGTCGAGAACTTGAAGCCCTTGGTGTAGTCAAACTTTTCGGTAGCGCGCATCAGGCCGATATTGCCCTCCTGGATCAGGTCCAGGAACGACAGCCCACGACCGACGTAGCGCTTGGCGATCGAGACCACCAGCCGCAGGTTGGCGTTAATCAGATGCTGACGGGCAGCTTCACCTTCAAGGACCCATTGCTGGAGCGTAGCGCGATCTTCGCACAGCAGGCCGCCCTCGGCCAGCAGCATGCGCGCGCGCTCGCCGCGCTCGACTTGCTGCGCCAGTTGCAGCTCCTCCTGAGCGGTCAGCAGGCTGACACGCCCGATCTCGCGCAGATATAAGCGGATCGGATCTTCTAGGCCCGGCTCGGCCTGCAACAGCTCTTCCAGATCGACATCGTCGTCCGCGTCGAGTTCGTCGCCCAGCGCTTCCGACTCTGCCATATCCAGCACCTGGATCTGTTCGTCGAAACAACAGGCAAAAATTTCATCGATCAGCGCGATCGCCCGTTCGGGATGGGGGATGTACCGGAGAAGGACGTCGTAGGTCAGAGTCCGCTGCTGCCGCGCGTAGGCCAAAACCTGATCACGTACGTTGATCAACGTCGCACCGACCCTTTCTGTGAGGGCTTGCGGAACCAACAGCTATCTAGATATCACTATAGCATGAAGTCTTTCCATATTCAAGACCTATTTTAGCGCCGGCGGTACAATATCCGAGCAACGACAGCCAACAGCAGGGAGAGAATGCCATGCAGCGGTGGATGGCTGCGCGCGCGCGCGGCTTTGGCACATCGATCTTTTCGGAGATGACGGCGCTGGCACTTCAGCACGGTGCGATCAACCTCTCGCAGGGCTTTCCCGATTTTGCCGGTCCGGCGCATGTCAAGCAGGCGGCAGTGGCGGCGATTCAGGCCGACCACAATCAGTACGCGCCCGCGCCGGGCCTGCCGGCGCTGCGCGAGGCGATCGCAGCGACCTATCGTGCCAGCTACGGGGTACCATGCAGCGCCGAGCATGTCACCGTCACCAGCGGCGCGACCGAGGCGATTGCCAGCACGATGCTGGCGCTGATCGATCCCGGCGATGAGGTGCTGATCTTCGAACCGGCCTATGACAGCTACGCGCCGACCACGGTTATGGCCGGCGGCGTGCCGCGCTTTGTGCGTCTGGAGCCGCCGGCGGCGCTGGGTGGCCGCGCCGCCGGCGACGCAACGCGCTGGTGGTTCGATCCCGCAGCGTTGCAGGCGGCCTGCACGCCGCGCACGCGCGCCATCATCGTCAACACGCCGCACAATCCAACCGGCAAAGTCTTCAGCCGTGCCGAGCTGGAGCTGATCGCCGAGCTGTGCCACCGGCATGACTTGATCGCCATCACCGACGAAGTTTATGATCGGCTGGTGTACGATGGCATGCACACGCCCCTGGCGACGCTGCCCGGCATGTGGGAGCGTACCGTCACGATCAACAGCACCGGGAAGACCTTCAGCCTGACCGGCTGGAAGATTGGCTACACCATCGCGCCGCCGCCGCTGACCGATGCGATCCGCCGCATCCACCAGTTTGTTACCTTTGCGGTAGCGACGCCCTTTCAGCATGCTATGGCGGCGGCGCTCACGGCGGCGCTGCATGATGATTTCTACGCGCGCCTGCTGGACTTCTACCGCGAGCGGCGCGATCGGCTGACGGCGATCCTCAACCAGGCGGGGTTGTCGGCGTTGCCGCCGGAGGGTACCTACTTCGTTATGGCTGACATCCGTGGGTGGGGCTTCACCTCGGACGTTGCGTTCTGCCGCTACCTGACTACGCAGGTTGGTGTGGCCGCGATTCCGCCATCGGCCTTCTACGCCCAGCCGGAGACGGCCCCGGCCCTGGCGCGCTTCTGCTTCGCCAAGGAGTTGGCCACGCTCGAGGCTGCCGCGGCGCGGCTACGGCAGTATACCGCTCCGGTCGCCGCCTCGTAAGTTGCGGCCGGCCGGTTGCCGACGCGCGCATCACAATGCTATACTGCTACATGTCCGCGCGTCGGCGGCGCGCTCCTGCCCCCCTGGAGGACAACGATGAAAGCTGTTGTGATGGCCGGCGGCGAAGGCTCGCGGCTCCGACCACTGACCATCAACCGGCCCAAGCCGATGGTCCCACTGGTTGATCGACCGGTTCTGGGGCATGTGCTGGAGTTGCTCAAACAGCACGGCATGACCGATGTGCTGGTCACCGTGCGCTACCTGGCCACCAACATCCAGGACTACTTCGGCGACGGGGCGGCCTACGGCCTGCAACTCAGCTACTCGGTCGAGGATCGCCCGCTGGGCACGGCGGGGAGCGTCAAGTACGCCGCCGCTTGGCTCGACGAGCCGTTCCTGGTGATCTCCGGCGACGCACTCACCGACATCAACCTGAGCGAGGCGGTCGCCTACCACCATGCGCGCGGGGCGCTGGTGACGATCGTGCTCAAACGCGTCGAGAATCCGTTAGAGTACGGCATCACCATCATCGACGACGAAGGCCGCGTACGCCAGTTTCTGGAAAAACCCTCCTGGGGCGAGGTCTTCTCCGATACGGTCAACACCGGCATCTATATTGTCGATCCACGCGTACTGGAGACCATTCCGCCCGACCAAAACGTTGACTGGTCGAAAGACGTCTTTCCGCGGCTGCTGGCGCAGGGCGCGGCGATCTACGGCTATGTCGCGCAGGGCTACTGGACCGATATCGGTACGCTCGAAGAGTATATGCGCGCGACCGCCGACTACCTGTATGGTCGCGTTGCTCTGCCGCGGTTGGGCACCAACATCGGCAATGATATCTGGGTCAGCGGCGAGGTGGAGATCGCGCCCGACGCGCGGCTGTATGGGCCGATCTATCTGGGTCACGGCGTCAAGATCAAAGGTGGCGTCACCGTGTACGGGCCGAGCGTGATCCGCGACTACAACATTATCGACACGCGCGCGGTGATCGATCGCTCGATCATCTGGCGCAATTCCTACATCGGCGAGCAGGCGCAGTTGCGCGGTGCCGTCGTGGCGCGCCAGTCCAATATCAAACGCCGCGCCGTGCTGTCGGAAGGCGCGGTCGTCGGCGACTATACCATGATCAACGCCGGGGCGCTCATCAACGCCAACGTCAAGATCTGGCCCAACAAAGAGATCGACGAAGGGGCGATCATCACCAACAACATTATTTGGGGCTCGCAGGGCCGGCGCGTGCTCTTTGGGCGCTACGGCATCACCGGCCTGGTCAACATTGACATCACGCCGGAGTTTTGCGCGCGGCTGGGCGCGGCCTATGGCGGCACGCTGCCCAAGGGCTCGACCGTGCTGATCAACCGCGATGCGCACTACACACCGCGCATGCTCAAGCGCGCGATCATTAGCGGGCTGCCCTCGGCGGGCATCAACGTCGCCGACATTCGCAGTGTGCCGATCCCCGTCGCCCGCTATATGGTGCATGCCCTGGGCGCGGCCGGCGGTGTGCATGTGCGCCTGTCGCCGCTCGACAATCGCGTGGTTGATATCCGCTTTTTTGATCGCGACGGCCTGGATATCGATCGCGCCGCCGAGCGCGCAATCGAAAGCTACTTCTTCCGCGAGGACTATCGTCGCGCGTATCTGGACGAGATCGGACGCATTCGCTACCAGGAGGGCGTCGAAGAGACGTACCTAGCCGGCTTTTTCGAGGCACTGCGTCCCGAAGCGCTCCAGGCGATCGCCGACCGTTTCAAGATCGTGGTTGACTATGCCAATGCCAATGCGTCAAGCATTGCGCCGGCGGTTTTTCGCCGGCTGGGCTGCGATGTGGTGGAGCTGAATGCCAATCTGCACGAGGAACGCATTTTTCAGACGCCCGAGCAGTTCGCTGCCGGCATGGAACAGCTCGCCGCGATCGTTCCGGTGCTGCATGCCCGCCTGGGGGTGCGCTTCGATCCCGGTGGCGAGAAAATGTTCGTGGTGGACGATCGTGGTCGACGCCTGAGCGACCTGCAGACGCTGGCCGCGCTGACCGAGCTGGCCATGCGCTGCTATGGCGGCGGCAGCGTGGCCGTGCCGGCGAGCGCGCCCTGCGCCTTTGACGCCATTGCCCGACGCCACGGTGGCACAATCGTGCGCGCGCGCGCAGCCCTCGCGGCGCTGATGCGCACCGCCGCCGACCACCGCCACTATCTGCTGTTGGGCGATGGCACCGGCAACCTGATCGTGCCGTCGTTCTATCCTGTTGCCGACGGACTGTTTGCCGCCGTCAAGTTGATGGAGCTGCTGGCACTTCAGGACGTGCAGCTTTCCGAGGTCGTCGATCAGCTGCCACCCTCGTTCATGGCCCAAACGCGTGTCGCCTGCCGCTGGGAGCACAAGGGGCGCCTGATGCGCATGCTCGCCGAGCGCTTCGCCAATCGTCCGCTTGAGCAGATCGACGGTCTACGGATCATGCTGGATCACGCCTGGGTGCTGATTCTGCCCGATCCGGATGCGCCCTTCTTCCATGTCATCGCCGAGGGCGCCAGCGATGAACAGGCTCACCGGCTGATGCAGGAATATGCGGCGCTGATCAGTGAATTGTTGTGAACGATCCTGCGGCCGGCCGGATTGCTGCAGCCGCTTCCGGGGGAGACCATGGGACCTGCCGCTTCAACCACGGTGTTACTGATCGCCGCCGCAGAGCGTCAGCGCGCGTTGGCACAGCACCTGACCGCCTTGGGATACGACGTGACGGCGGTTACGCCTGCGCAGCTCACCGATGCGGCGCAGCTCGCCGCGGCCGATCTGCTCGTCGTCGATGACGCGTTGGCCGCCGATGAGGTGTGGGCGCGCATCTGGCGTCTGGCGGCCGACACGCCGGTGGTGACGCTGGGAGGCGATCCCGGCCCCTGGGCCCAGGCAGCGCTGGCGCATTCCGGCGCCGGAACACCCGCCCAATCTGCTACCGACCTGCTGGAGGAGCGCGCGCGGCACTGGCACGGCCTCAACGTCCTCGATCCCGCGAGCCTGCTCTTTACGCGTCGCTACTGTGACGCCATCCTACCACTTGAG encodes:
- a CDS encoding diguanylate cyclase domain-containing protein, with amino-acid sequence MGPAASTTVLLIAAAERQRALAQHLTALGYDVTAVTPAQLTDAAQLAAADLLVVDDALAADEVWARIWRLAADTPVVTLGGDPGPWAQAALAHSGAGTPAQSATDLLEERARHWHGLNVLDPASLLFTRRYCDAILPLELERARRVHQPLSLLLLQLVGMPAEALPWPTIGQRLLASVRRTDLVARFDRHQALILLPATESTLARIVAARLKQALTTPPIAALDARIGVAAFPQHGLTLEELLAEVQHALDLS
- a CDS encoding aminotransferase class I/II-fold pyridoxal phosphate-dependent enzyme encodes the protein MQRWMAARARGFGTSIFSEMTALALQHGAINLSQGFPDFAGPAHVKQAAVAAIQADHNQYAPAPGLPALREAIAATYRASYGVPCSAEHVTVTSGATEAIASTMLALIDPGDEVLIFEPAYDSYAPTTVMAGGVPRFVRLEPPAALGGRAAGDATRWWFDPAALQAACTPRTRAIIVNTPHNPTGKVFSRAELELIAELCHRHDLIAITDEVYDRLVYDGMHTPLATLPGMWERTVTINSTGKTFSLTGWKIGYTIAPPPLTDAIRRIHQFVTFAVATPFQHAMAAALTAALHDDFYARLLDFYRERRDRLTAILNQAGLSALPPEGTYFVMADIRGWGFTSDVAFCRYLTTQVGVAAIPPSAFYAQPETAPALARFCFAKELATLEAAAARLRQYTAPVAAS
- a CDS encoding sugar phosphate nucleotidyltransferase, whose amino-acid sequence is MKAVVMAGGEGSRLRPLTINRPKPMVPLVDRPVLGHVLELLKQHGMTDVLVTVRYLATNIQDYFGDGAAYGLQLSYSVEDRPLGTAGSVKYAAAWLDEPFLVISGDALTDINLSEAVAYHHARGALVTIVLKRVENPLEYGITIIDDEGRVRQFLEKPSWGEVFSDTVNTGIYIVDPRVLETIPPDQNVDWSKDVFPRLLAQGAAIYGYVAQGYWTDIGTLEEYMRATADYLYGRVALPRLGTNIGNDIWVSGEVEIAPDARLYGPIYLGHGVKIKGGVTVYGPSVIRDYNIIDTRAVIDRSIIWRNSYIGEQAQLRGAVVARQSNIKRRAVLSEGAVVGDYTMINAGALINANVKIWPNKEIDEGAIITNNIIWGSQGRRVLFGRYGITGLVNIDITPEFCARLGAAYGGTLPKGSTVLINRDAHYTPRMLKRAIISGLPSAGINVADIRSVPIPVARYMVHALGAAGGVHVRLSPLDNRVVDIRFFDRDGLDIDRAAERAIESYFFREDYRRAYLDEIGRIRYQEGVEETYLAGFFEALRPEALQAIADRFKIVVDYANANASSIAPAVFRRLGCDVVELNANLHEERIFQTPEQFAAGMEQLAAIVPVLHARLGVRFDPGGEKMFVVDDRGRRLSDLQTLAALTELAMRCYGGGSVAVPASAPCAFDAIARRHGGTIVRARAALAALMRTAADHRHYLLLGDGTGNLIVPSFYPVADGLFAAVKLMELLALQDVQLSEVVDQLPPSFMAQTRVACRWEHKGRLMRMLAERFANRPLEQIDGLRIMLDHAWVLILPDPDAPFFHVIAEGASDEQAHRLMQEYAALISELL